ACGTAACGCGCACCAGGGAAACGCAGCTCGTACGAGGAGTCCTCCAGTGCCACCGGCGACAGGATGCCCTCGAAGGACAGTTCGCCGATCGCCTTGGCCAGCAACGCGATCGAGCACTGCCGCCACAGTTCGCGGTCGCTGGTCACCCGGCACCTCCCGGAACGGCGAAGCTGGTGTACGCGGTGTTCTTGGGCAGCCGGTACAGCTCCCGTCCGCTCACCGAGTTGAGGATCGTCGCGTTGCGGAACGCGCCGATGCCCAGGTCGGGCGCTGCGACGCCGTGGCTGTGCAGGTCCGCGTTGGACACGTACACGCGTCCGGTGACCGTCGCGTCCAACTCGATGGAGTGGTCGAGCGCGATCTTGTAGCGGCCCTTCTCGTCCCTGCGCACCAGGTTCTCCATCGGTGCCAGGAACGCGGGCTTGCGCTGCTTGTAGCCGGTCGCGGCGACCACGAGGTCGGTCACGTGCTCGAAGGTGCGGCCGGTGTCGCGGTGGCGGCAGGTCAGCACCGCGCGCCCATTGGAGTCCACAGTGGACCCTTCGATGGCGATGCCGTTGCGCAGCTCCACGTCCGCGAGTCCAGGGGCCAGATCGCGTTGGTAGAGCACGTCGTGGATGGCTTCAAGGGTCTCCGTCGAGATGCCCTTGTAGTGCCGCCACTGCTCCGCGACCAGCTCGTCCCGCTTGCTCTGCGGCAGATCGTGGAAGTAGCGGATGTACGCCGGAGTGGTCATCTCCAGCACGAGCTTGGTGTAGTCCAGCGGCGCGAAGGAGACCGTCCTGGTCAACCAGCTCACCGCGCCACCACCGGCGGCATTGCGGCGCAACAGGTCCAGCGCGACCTCGGCGCCGGACTGCCCGGAACCGATCACGGTCACCCGGCCCGCCGCCTCGACGTCGGAGGAGCGGTGCAGGTAGTCGGCGGTGTGCAGCAGCTTGTCGCCGGGCAGTGCGGCCAGTGCCTCGGGCACGTTCGGCTCGGTGCCGACACCGAGCACGAGGTCCTTGGCCTGCATGACCGAGCGGCGTCCGTCGGCGTGCACGACGTGCACCGTGAACAGCGACGCGCCCGCGTCCCACCGGACCGCCTCAACGCGGTGCGACCACCGCACGGACGGAAGCTTCGACACGGCCCAGCGCAGGTAGTGCTCGTACTCGCGCCGCGTCGGGTGGAACTGCTCGCGCACGTAGAACGGGTACATCCGATCCGTGTCGTGCAGGTAGGACAGGAACGACAGCGGGTGCGTCGGCGCGACCAGGCTCACCAGGTCGGCGAGAAAGCTCACCTGGAGCATCGCGTCGTCGAACATCAGCCCCGGGTGCCACCGGAACTCCGTGCGCGACTCCAGCACCACCACGTCCAGGTCGTCAACAGTGGACGCCAGGGCCGCCAGGCCCAGGTTGAACGGCCCGGCACCGATCGCGATGACGTCGTGTTTGCTCTCGACCGTTTCGGTCACGGCAAGTCCTCCTCAGTTCGTGGGTAGACCAGCAGCGCGGCCGTCTTGTTGGGCAGGGTGATCTCACCCCGGTGGTGGAAACCCCCGCTGCGCAGCGCCCGGATCGCGGGCACGTTGCGCACATCGGGTTCGAGGACCACACGGGTGCAGTCCTCGTCAGTGTCGAGCAAAGCTCTGGCCAGCAACGGCATCGTGGTGCTCGCGATACCGCGCCCGGTCCACCTCGGATCACCGATCGCCAGGTGGACGCCGAGGTCGTGGGGAAGCGCCGGATACGCGGCGGCGAGCTGGTCGCGGATGACGCGGTAGATCTCCACGTACACCACGGGCTCGCCGTCCTTCATCAGGAAGCACGGCCGCGAGTGGTCGCCGGACAGCTGACCGATCAGCTCCTCGCGCCACTTCTCCTTCGGCCAGTCCTGCTTCCAGAAGCGGGACACGTGCGGCTCGTTCATCCAGCGGTGCACCAGCTCCAGGTCGTCGCCGTCGGGCGATACCAGGCGCAAGGTCCACTCACCGGTGAGCGTGGGTACGGGGATCACGCGACCACCTGAACGAGCGGGTTCGGCATGTCGAGATACACCGACTGCGCGTCCAGTGGAGCCAGCACCTCGTCGATGCCGTGCAGTCGGGTCAGCAGATTCCCCTTGCCCGGCAGGCTGTCCGCGCTCAACCACCG
The window above is part of the Allokutzneria albata genome. Proteins encoded here:
- a CDS encoding lysine N(6)-hydroxylase/L-ornithine N(5)-oxygenase family protein, with the protein product MTETVESKHDVIAIGAGPFNLGLAALASTVDDLDVVVLESRTEFRWHPGLMFDDAMLQVSFLADLVSLVAPTHPLSFLSYLHDTDRMYPFYVREQFHPTRREYEHYLRWAVSKLPSVRWSHRVEAVRWDAGASLFTVHVVHADGRRSVMQAKDLVLGVGTEPNVPEALAALPGDKLLHTADYLHRSSDVEAAGRVTVIGSGQSGAEVALDLLRRNAAGGGAVSWLTRTVSFAPLDYTKLVLEMTTPAYIRYFHDLPQSKRDELVAEQWRHYKGISTETLEAIHDVLYQRDLAPGLADVELRNGIAIEGSTVDSNGRAVLTCRHRDTGRTFEHVTDLVVAATGYKQRKPAFLAPMENLVRRDEKGRYKIALDHSIELDATVTGRVYVSNADLHSHGVAAPDLGIGAFRNATILNSVSGRELYRLPKNTAYTSFAVPGGAG
- a CDS encoding GNAT family N-acetyltransferase — protein: MIPVPTLTGEWTLRLVSPDGDDLELVHRWMNEPHVSRFWKQDWPKEKWREELIGQLSGDHSRPCFLMKDGEPVVYVEIYRVIRDQLAAAYPALPHDLGVHLAIGDPRWTGRGIASTTMPLLARALLDTDEDCTRVVLEPDVRNVPAIRALRSGGFHHRGEITLPNKTAALLVYPRTEEDLP